DNA sequence from the Bradyrhizobium sp. CIAT3101 genome:
ATCCTATCACATCGAGGATTATGTTGGTCAGGCCCAGGCGTTCCAGACCCAGCTCACCAGCCTGATCGTCGAGGGTGTGTTCGCCAAATATCCGCGGCTGAAGATGGTGATGCTGGAATCCGGCGTCTCATGGATCTCGCCCTATCTCTGGCGTCTGCACAAGTTCTGGCGCGGGGTGCGGATGGAGACGCCCTGGGTCGATCGCGCGCCGCTTGAAATTGTGCGCAGCAACATCCGCTTCTCGTTACAGCCATTTGATGCGCCGCCGGACGAAGCGACATTAATTCGCCTGTTTGATCATATGCAGTCCGACGAATTAGTCCTATTCTCGACGGACTATCCGCACTGGCAGTTCGACGGCCTGGACGCGCTGCCTCAAGGTCTGTCTCCCGATCTCGTGCGCAAGATCATGATCGACAATCCGCATGCAACCTATCCCCGCCTGACGTGAGCGCGCTGCCAAAGGAGGCAAGGCGATGAATATCCAGTTCCGCGAAAACTCCGAAGCCGCTTCTCCCTTGACGACCAAGACCGCGATCGCGGACTGCGACATCCATCCGGCGCGCGCGACCCGTACCGAGCTCTATCCCTATCTCGCCAAACGCTGGCAGCATCATCTCGAGGTCTACGGCGTCCATGCCTATCAGGGCATGATGGAAGGCCCGCCCTATCCGAAGGCGCAGCCCAACGCCTCGCGCCGCGATGCTTATCCGCCGGAGGGCGGCCCGCAGGGCTCCTCGCTGTCTTTCATGCAAAAGCAGCTGCTCGATCCGAACAATGTCCAGCTCGGCGTGCTCAATCCGCTCAACACCGGGCAGGGCATCCGCAATCACGAGCTCTCGGCCGCGCTGTGCTCGGCCATCAACGACTGGCAGATCGACAAATGGACCAGCAAGGACAAGCGGCTGAAGGCCTCGATCGTCGTCGGCAATGAGGATGGCTTGTCGGCCGCGGCCGAAATCCGCGAGCGTGCCGGCGACAAGAACTTCGTGCAGGTGCTGCTGCTCAGCCGCAATGTCGAGCCGCTCGGCCAGCGCCGCTACTGGCCGATCTATCAGGCAGCGGAAGAGGCGGGTCTTCCCGTCGGCGTTCACGCCTTCGGCTTCGGCGGCAATCCGATCACGCCGTCGGGCTGGCCGTCCTATTACATCGAGGAGATGGTGGGGCATTCGCAGTGCCAGCAATCGGCGCTGGCGAGCCTTGTTCTGGAAGGCGTGTTCGAGCGCTTCCCGAAACTGAAGATGGTGATGATCGAGGCCGGCTTCGGCTGGGCGCCGTCGCTGGCGTGGCGGCTCGACAAGGTCTGGCAGCGGCTGCGCAGCGAAGTGCCGCATGTGAAGCGGCCGCCGTCGGAATATATCCGCGAGCAGGTGTGGTGGACGACGCAGCCGATGGAAGACCCCGAGCGGCGCGAGGATCTGTTCGACGTCATCAACTGGATCGGCTGGGACCGTCTGTTGTTCGCGACAGACTATCCGCATTGGGACTACGACGAGCCGTCGCGCGTGCTGCCGGCGGGTGTCAGCGAAGCCAATCGCTCGGCGTTCTATCTCGGCAATGCCAAGCAGCTTTACGGGATTGCTTGATGGCGCGGCATGTGATTGCCGCGGTCGATGAGTTACCGCCCGGCACGCGAAAATTTCTGGAGATCGACGGCCGGCCGATCGCTGTCTTCAACATCAAGGGCGAGTATTTCGGCCTGATGAACCGCTGCCCGCATCAGGGCGCGGCGCTGTGCGAGGGGCCGCTGATCGGGCTCGCACAGTCGCGTGACCCCGGCGAGATCGAATATACCAAACTCGGCGAGATCATTCGCTGTCCCTGGCACGGCTGGGAGTTCGACATCCGTACCGGCCAGTCCTATTGCGACCCCCGCCGCTTCCGCGTGAAGGCCTATCCGGCCCATGTCGAGCCCGGCGCG
Encoded proteins:
- a CDS encoding amidohydrolase family protein, which codes for MNIQFRENSEAASPLTTKTAIADCDIHPARATRTELYPYLAKRWQHHLEVYGVHAYQGMMEGPPYPKAQPNASRRDAYPPEGGPQGSSLSFMQKQLLDPNNVQLGVLNPLNTGQGIRNHELSAALCSAINDWQIDKWTSKDKRLKASIVVGNEDGLSAAAEIRERAGDKNFVQVLLLSRNVEPLGQRRYWPIYQAAEEAGLPVGVHAFGFGGNPITPSGWPSYYIEEMVGHSQCQQSALASLVLEGVFERFPKLKMVMIEAGFGWAPSLAWRLDKVWQRLRSEVPHVKRPPSEYIREQVWWTTQPMEDPERREDLFDVINWIGWDRLLFATDYPHWDYDEPSRVLPAGVSEANRSAFYLGNAKQLYGIA
- a CDS encoding Rieske (2Fe-2S) protein, which codes for MARHVIAAVDELPPGTRKFLEIDGRPIAVFNIKGEYFGLMNRCPHQGAALCEGPLIGLAQSRDPGEIEYTKLGEIIRCPWHGWEFDIRTGQSYCDPRRFRVKAYPAHVEPGASVVKGPYVAETIAVKVESDYVVVEL